Proteins from a single region of Seriola aureovittata isolate HTS-2021-v1 ecotype China chromosome 9, ASM2101889v1, whole genome shotgun sequence:
- the ormdl2 gene encoding ORM1-like protein 2 translates to MNVGVAHSEVNPNTRVMNSRGIWLTYLLLTVVLHVVLLSIPFFTVPLVWTLTNVIHNLVMYLFLHTVKGTPFETPDQGKARLLTHWEQMDYGVQFTSSRKFLTISPIVLYILASFYTKYDPTHFLINTSSLLSVLLPKLPQFHGVRIFGINKY, encoded by the exons ATGAATGTGGGCGTAGCTCACAGCGAGGTGAACCCCAACACACGGGTGATGAACAGCAGAGGGATATGGCTCACCTACCTGCTCCTGACCGTTGTCTTGCATGTCGTCCTGCTCAGCATACCTTTCTTCACTGTGCCACTTGTCTGGACCCTTACCAATGTCATCCACAACCTG GTGATGTACCTGTTTCTACACACAGTGAAGGGAACTCCCTTTGAGACACCAGACCAAGGGAAAGCTCGTCTTCTTACACACTGGGAACAGATGGACTACGGTGTCCAGTTCACATCTTCGCGCAAATTCCTCACCATCTCACCAATCGTTCT GTATATTCTTGCCAGTTTCTACACAAAATATGATCCCACACATTTCCTGATCAACACAAGCTCCCTCCTTAGTGTCCTCCTCCCAAAGTTGCCTCAATTTCATGGAGTGCGGATATTTGGGATCAATAAATACTGA